In one window of Nocardia brasiliensis DNA:
- a CDS encoding glycine betaine ABC transporter substrate-binding protein has product MNRCLRGLTLAAGLVLLAACGLESGAAVPLRVGPGSIRPVPELDGVRIVVGSKDFTEQNILGYLIEFALSAAGAQVRDLTNIQGSNSLRDAQLHGQIDVAYDYTGTGWVNYLGMEQPIPDEVGQFEAVRAADLDAHAMVWTAMAPMNNTYALVTSSATARRTGVRTLSDYARLVETDPDTAATCVGTEFNVRQDGYPGMARKYNIDVGKVRKQIVQDPIVYQAVADAKQCRFGSVAATDGRIPALDLVLLQDDQGFFPKYNAAVVMRESFAAAHPQVATILEPISHRLTNETITELNRQVDVDGREPADVARDWLVAAGFVTAR; this is encoded by the coding sequence ATGAACCGGTGCCTGCGAGGTTTGACGCTCGCGGCGGGACTGGTGCTGCTCGCGGCGTGCGGACTGGAGTCCGGTGCCGCGGTGCCGCTGCGGGTCGGTCCTGGCAGCATCCGTCCGGTGCCCGAACTCGACGGCGTGCGCATCGTCGTCGGTTCCAAGGACTTCACCGAGCAGAACATCCTCGGTTATCTCATCGAGTTCGCGCTGTCCGCGGCGGGCGCCCAGGTGCGCGACCTGACGAACATCCAGGGCTCCAACAGCCTTCGCGACGCGCAACTGCACGGCCAGATCGACGTGGCCTACGACTACACCGGCACCGGCTGGGTCAACTATCTCGGCATGGAGCAGCCGATCCCCGACGAGGTCGGTCAGTTCGAGGCCGTGCGCGCCGCCGACCTCGACGCGCACGCCATGGTGTGGACGGCGATGGCGCCGATGAACAACACCTATGCGCTGGTGACGAGTTCGGCCACCGCGCGCCGGACCGGGGTGCGCACCCTCTCGGACTACGCGAGACTGGTCGAAACCGACCCCGACACCGCAGCCACCTGCGTCGGCACCGAATTCAATGTGCGCCAGGACGGTTACCCCGGCATGGCGCGCAAATACAACATCGATGTCGGCAAGGTGCGCAAGCAGATCGTCCAGGATCCGATCGTCTATCAGGCGGTCGCCGACGCAAAGCAGTGCCGGTTCGGTTCCGTCGCCGCCACCGACGGCCGCATTCCGGCGCTGGATCTGGTACTGCTGCAAGATGATCAGGGCTTCTTCCCGAAATACAACGCGGCCGTGGTGATGCGCGAGTCCTTCGCCGCGGCCCACCCGCAGGTGGCCACCATCCTGGAACCGATCTCGCATCGCCTGACCAACGAGACCATCACCGAACTGAACCGGCAGGTCGATGTCGACGGCCGGGAACCCGCCGACGTGGCGCGCGATTGGCTGGTCGCCGCGGGCTTCGTCACCGCCCGCTGA
- a CDS encoding TIGR03086 family metal-binding protein → MNATNTAAATLSPVWRAVLTDSYRALATVVAGVRDDQWQLPTPCSEWNVTQVVQHAAGDQLAFAQFLGIGTGPSYNPFEPSGSIDGPAQELVDTAIEQTATAWATVADGTDTVPTPLPHGALATPVAAVMCALDAAVHAWDIAVATGQPSPLTDELAGRLLTAARALHPAPGSGQEAEIVEPLRQWGAYAAIVDGKPDDTEVAALLRYLGRDPRI, encoded by the coding sequence ATGAACGCCACCAACACCGCCGCCGCGACCCTCAGCCCCGTCTGGCGCGCCGTGCTCACCGACTCCTACCGCGCCCTGGCAACCGTGGTCGCCGGCGTCCGCGACGACCAGTGGCAGCTGCCGACCCCGTGCTCGGAATGGAACGTGACCCAGGTGGTGCAGCACGCCGCGGGCGATCAGCTGGCCTTCGCGCAGTTCCTCGGCATCGGCACCGGCCCGTCCTACAACCCCTTCGAGCCGTCCGGCAGCATCGATGGCCCCGCGCAGGAGCTGGTGGACACCGCGATCGAGCAGACCGCCACCGCCTGGGCGACCGTCGCCGACGGCACCGACACCGTGCCGACCCCGCTGCCGCACGGCGCGCTCGCCACCCCGGTGGCCGCGGTGATGTGCGCGCTGGACGCCGCCGTGCACGCCTGGGATATCGCGGTCGCCACCGGTCAGCCCTCGCCGCTCACCGACGAACTGGCAGGCCGCCTGCTCACCGCGGCCCGCGCGCTGCACCCCGCGCCGGGCAGCGGCCAGGAGGCCGAGATCGTGGAGCCGCTGCGGCAGTGGGGCGCCTACGCCGCCATCGTCGACGGCAAGCCGGACGACACCGAGGTCGCCGCCCTGCTGCGCTACCTCGGACGCGACCCGCGGATCTGA
- a CDS encoding helix-turn-helix transcriptional regulator — protein MPTTVRVLRLLALLQDRAHTGRELAERLGITDRTLRHDIQRLRELGYPVQAQRGSVGGYRLGRGTTMPPLLLDDDEAVAVAVAVGLAEDGATGIADIGDHVTRALAKLDQILPKRLQRKVTALREATAIGPATTGSREPDAPVPAAVLTTLAGAIRDGATVYVEQDERSTEIEPYRLINWQRRWYLVAYLLETHSWSAIPVAGVRRASAGSRRFAARTLPEDDLVAFVMRHIATTGWKVQARVTVLASAETVIARINPAVGVVEAVDADTCVLRTGADALETIAIYLSMLMMDFRVEDPPELVAHIRTLARRYTAAVPPD, from the coding sequence ATGCCGACCACAGTGCGGGTGCTGCGTTTGCTGGCCCTTCTCCAAGATCGCGCGCACACCGGGCGGGAGCTGGCCGAGCGGCTCGGCATCACCGACCGCACGCTGCGCCACGACATCCAGCGGCTGCGCGAACTGGGCTATCCGGTGCAGGCGCAGCGCGGATCGGTCGGCGGCTACCGGCTCGGGCGCGGCACCACGATGCCGCCGCTGCTGCTCGACGACGACGAGGCGGTGGCCGTCGCGGTGGCGGTCGGTCTCGCCGAGGACGGCGCCACCGGCATCGCCGACATCGGCGACCACGTCACGCGGGCACTCGCCAAGCTGGACCAGATTCTGCCGAAACGCTTGCAGCGCAAGGTGACCGCACTGCGCGAGGCCACCGCGATCGGCCCGGCCACCACCGGCTCACGCGAGCCGGACGCGCCGGTCCCCGCCGCGGTGCTGACCACCCTGGCCGGCGCGATCCGCGACGGCGCCACCGTCTACGTCGAACAGGACGAGCGGTCCACCGAGATCGAGCCCTATCGGCTGATCAACTGGCAGCGCCGCTGGTATCTGGTCGCCTACCTGCTCGAAACCCATTCCTGGAGCGCGATTCCCGTCGCCGGGGTGCGGCGCGCGAGCGCGGGCAGCCGCCGCTTCGCGGCCCGCACGCTGCCCGAGGACGACCTGGTCGCGTTCGTCATGCGGCATATCGCGACCACCGGATGGAAGGTGCAGGCCCGCGTCACGGTGCTCGCCTCCGCCGAAACCGTGATCGCCAGAATCAATCCCGCGGTCGGCGTGGTCGAGGCCGTCGACGCCGACACCTGCGTGCTGCGCACCGGCGCCGACGCACTGGAGACCATCGCCATCTATCTCAGTATGCTGATGATGGACTTTCGCGTCGAGGACCCGCCGGAGCTGGTCGCCCACATCCGCACCCTGGCCCGGCGCTACACCGCGGCCGTGCCGCCGGACTGA
- a CDS encoding MFS transporter, producing the protein MSVAADASSTVSDTDDRRRPAPAVLIATLGMVGVVVSLMQTLVIPIIPSLPTLLDTSAANASWVVTATLLAGAVATPISGRLGDMFGKRRVLFANLLLLVAGSVVCATFSSLIPEIVGRSLQGAAVGAIPLGISIMRDELPAEKVGSAMAIMSATLGVGGALGLPLAAAIAQNADWHMLFWTAAGLGVLCAALVFVFVPESPVRTPAKFDFGGALGLSIALLALLIPITKGADWGWASAPTLILFAVSVVVFLGWGAYELRQGSPLVDLRVSARPRVLFTNMASIAVGFALYGMSLTFPQLLMAPEQTGYGFGLSMVNAGLALAPTGFVMMLLSPVSARLSAARGPKVTLALGAAVIAAGYLCAVVLMNSVWEIMVASMIVAAGVGLAYAAMPALIMGAVPITETAAANGLNSLMRSVGTSTSSAVMSVVLAHMTMQLGPHVLPSRDGFHTTFLIATAAAIVAIVLTALIPMRRAADAASTVGHA; encoded by the coding sequence GTGAGTGTTGCTGCCGACGCGTCCTCGACCGTCTCCGATACCGACGACCGACGGCGTCCGGCGCCGGCCGTGCTGATCGCAACCCTCGGCATGGTCGGTGTCGTCGTCTCGCTCATGCAGACGCTGGTCATTCCGATCATCCCGTCGTTGCCCACGTTGCTGGACACCTCGGCCGCGAACGCCTCCTGGGTGGTCACCGCGACGCTGCTCGCCGGTGCGGTGGCGACGCCGATCAGCGGCAGGCTCGGCGACATGTTCGGCAAGCGTCGCGTGCTGTTCGCCAACCTGCTGTTGCTGGTCGCGGGTTCGGTCGTGTGCGCGACGTTCTCCTCGCTGATCCCCGAGATCGTCGGACGCTCGCTGCAGGGCGCCGCGGTCGGCGCGATCCCGCTCGGCATCAGCATCATGCGTGACGAACTGCCCGCCGAGAAGGTCGGTTCGGCCATGGCGATCATGAGCGCGACCCTCGGTGTCGGCGGCGCGCTCGGTCTGCCGCTTGCCGCGGCCATCGCGCAGAACGCCGACTGGCACATGCTGTTCTGGACCGCGGCGGGACTCGGTGTCCTCTGTGCCGCGCTGGTTTTCGTCTTCGTGCCGGAGTCCCCGGTGCGCACACCGGCCAAGTTCGATTTCGGCGGCGCGCTCGGTCTGTCGATCGCGTTGCTGGCCTTGCTCATTCCGATCACCAAGGGTGCGGACTGGGGCTGGGCGAGCGCGCCGACGCTGATCCTGTTCGCGGTGTCGGTGGTGGTGTTCCTCGGCTGGGGCGCGTACGAGCTGCGGCAGGGTTCGCCGCTGGTCGATCTGCGGGTCTCGGCCCGGCCCCGCGTGCTGTTCACCAACATGGCCTCGATCGCGGTCGGCTTCGCGCTCTACGGCATGTCGCTGACCTTCCCGCAGCTGCTGATGGCGCCGGAGCAGACCGGCTACGGCTTCGGTCTGTCCATGGTCAACGCCGGATTGGCGTTGGCGCCGACCGGATTCGTGATGATGCTGCTCTCGCCGGTGTCGGCGCGGCTGTCGGCCGCGCGCGGTCCGAAGGTCACCCTCGCGCTGGGCGCGGCCGTGATCGCGGCGGGCTACCTGTGCGCGGTGGTGCTGATGAACAGCGTCTGGGAGATCATGGTCGCCTCGATGATCGTCGCGGCGGGTGTCGGCCTGGCCTACGCCGCGATGCCCGCGCTGATCATGGGCGCGGTGCCGATCACCGAGACCGCGGCGGCCAACGGCCTCAACTCGCTGATGCGCTCGGTCGGCACGTCCACCTCCTCCGCCGTGATGAGCGTGGTGCTGGCGCACATGACCATGCAGCTCGGCCCGCACGTGCTGCCCTCGCGCGACGGCTTCCACACCACCTTCCTCATCGCGACCGCGGCGGCCATCGTGGCCATCGTGCTCACCGCGCTGATCCCGATGCGCCGCGCGGCCGACGCGGCCAGCACGGTCGGCCACGCCTGA
- a CDS encoding MarR family winged helix-turn-helix transcriptional regulator: MSDSGPAADAALPRLVYELTLLARHFPASLLRRPGFQLDRSAFLILTRLEHDTPLSLRELSEAFQLDISTINRQVAAMLKQGLVDRVPDPAGGIARKIQASAKGLEALASDRMQSHDGIGAVVADWPGADIEQLGTLIARFNHSVEHLEDNPWPRPPEVR; encoded by the coding sequence ATGTCCGATTCCGGTCCGGCCGCCGACGCCGCGCTCCCCCGCCTGGTCTACGAGCTGACTCTGCTCGCCCGGCACTTTCCCGCGTCGCTGCTGCGCAGACCGGGCTTCCAGCTCGACCGCTCCGCCTTCCTGATCCTGACCAGGCTCGAACACGACACCCCGCTGAGCCTGCGCGAGCTGTCCGAGGCCTTCCAGCTCGACATCTCCACGATCAACCGCCAGGTCGCCGCGATGCTCAAGCAGGGTCTCGTCGACCGCGTGCCCGATCCGGCAGGCGGTATCGCCCGCAAGATCCAAGCCAGCGCCAAGGGACTGGAGGCGCTGGCCTCCGACCGCATGCAGAGCCACGACGGCATCGGCGCCGTGGTCGCCGACTGGCCCGGCGCCGACATCGAACAGCTGGGCACGCTGATCGCCCGCTTCAACCACTCGGTCGAACACCTCGAGGACAACCCGTGGCCCCGTCCGCCCGAGGTCCGCTGA
- a CDS encoding lipase family protein translates to MSGGSWDPRGIAWWLPGLAVLLAGVLLYSPFGVSLVAGRVVVAGAMVAVSASAAARWWWTRRGTVEPETSTLTPVRKHDPQARAQARRLARRGHALAAEALLAAGFAALGAAALTMPVTLAFVWTGAFFLVIGGCGLAARAERDEVLVASTALAGWQLFAGLVLTTLPYRTGLDFTAWTIGALLVTGAAMVLRGARLSAPLPRASAMRWWRPVALGVHIIVLAGALGWYGTIVTQAVRQRDEQGRLAAFYEVPQGLSPAAPGTVIRSAPLSLPGVHGHGRRILYWSQDGQGRPTVSSGVVIAPLGDATNRPILNYTHGTVSLGADCAPSRQSDFAATMRPWLDGALDRGWVVAASDYAGAAGTGDGEHYLVTADQGRDAVNAARAARNLPGTGAGTDMVIYGVSQGGLISLAAAALTPGYAPELHLVADAANAAASDIAGILRARPPQLVNGWAVVPFLTTQFPKVYPNLDPTALLTPQAALRNREIAAAGCAATPFSALLPRLTALPGMGEYFKGDPLADPAWRRAFEENRAPDMPPGIPVYLAHGLDDELVPPKFTAALAQRYCAAGTDVTTQWNPGVGHDNENEQAVAPKVLEWFTARLAGQSPPGTCGLPLPASLTEH, encoded by the coding sequence GTGAGCGGTGGCAGCTGGGATCCGCGCGGAATCGCCTGGTGGCTCCCCGGGCTCGCCGTATTGCTCGCCGGGGTGTTGCTGTATTCACCGTTCGGGGTCTCCTTGGTGGCGGGACGCGTGGTCGTCGCCGGTGCCATGGTGGCCGTGAGCGCGTCGGCGGCGGCACGGTGGTGGTGGACGCGGCGCGGCACGGTGGAACCGGAAACCAGCACGCTGACACCGGTGCGCAAGCACGACCCGCAGGCGCGGGCGCAGGCCCGCCGCCTCGCGCGCCGCGGCCATGCGCTGGCGGCCGAAGCCCTACTGGCCGCGGGTTTCGCCGCGCTCGGCGCCGCAGCGCTGACCATGCCGGTAACACTGGCTTTCGTATGGACCGGTGCCTTCTTCCTCGTAATCGGCGGTTGCGGCCTGGCCGCGCGGGCAGAACGCGACGAGGTGCTCGTCGCCTCCACCGCGCTGGCCGGCTGGCAGCTGTTCGCCGGGCTGGTTCTCACGACGCTGCCCTATCGCACCGGCCTCGATTTCACCGCGTGGACGATCGGTGCGCTGCTGGTCACCGGTGCCGCGATGGTGCTGCGCGGAGCCCGGCTCAGCGCCCCGCTGCCACGGGCGAGCGCCATGCGCTGGTGGCGTCCGGTGGCGCTCGGCGTGCACATCATCGTGCTCGCGGGTGCACTCGGCTGGTACGGCACGATCGTCACCCAGGCCGTGCGACAGCGCGACGAGCAGGGCCGCCTGGCCGCGTTCTACGAAGTGCCACAAGGACTTTCCCCCGCCGCCCCCGGCACGGTGATCCGTTCGGCACCGCTGTCGCTGCCCGGCGTGCACGGCCATGGCCGGCGCATTCTGTACTGGTCGCAGGACGGTCAGGGCCGACCGACGGTCTCCTCCGGCGTGGTCATCGCGCCGCTCGGCGACGCCACGAATCGGCCCATCCTCAACTACACCCACGGCACCGTCAGCCTCGGCGCCGACTGCGCGCCGAGCAGACAGTCCGACTTCGCCGCGACCATGCGGCCGTGGCTCGACGGTGCGCTCGACCGCGGCTGGGTGGTCGCGGCCAGCGACTACGCGGGCGCGGCTGGCACCGGCGACGGCGAGCACTACCTGGTCACCGCCGACCAGGGGCGCGACGCGGTGAACGCCGCCCGCGCCGCGCGCAACCTGCCGGGTACCGGCGCGGGCACCGACATGGTCATCTACGGCGTCTCGCAGGGCGGTCTCATCTCGCTGGCCGCCGCCGCGCTGACTCCCGGCTACGCGCCCGAGTTGCACCTGGTCGCCGACGCCGCGAACGCCGCGGCCTCCGATATCGCGGGCATTCTGCGGGCGCGCCCGCCGCAGCTGGTCAACGGCTGGGCCGTCGTTCCCTTCCTCACCACGCAGTTCCCGAAGGTGTACCCGAACCTCGACCCCACCGCGCTGCTGACGCCGCAGGCCGCACTGCGCAATCGCGAGATCGCCGCAGCCGGTTGCGCCGCAACACCTTTCAGCGCTCTACTGCCCCGGCTCACCGCACTCCCCGGCATGGGCGAATATTTCAAGGGCGACCCGCTGGCCGACCCGGCCTGGCGACGAGCCTTCGAGGAGAACCGCGCGCCGGACATGCCGCCCGGCATTCCGGTCTATCTGGCGCACGGCCTCGACGACGAGCTGGTCCCGCCGAAATTCACCGCGGCCCTAGCCCAGCGCTATTGCGCCGCGGGCACCGACGTCACCACGCAGTGGAACCCGGGCGTCGGCCACGACAACGAGAACGAGCAGGCCGTCGCGCCGAAGGTGCTCGAGTGGTTCACCGCGCGCCTCGCGGGCCAATCCCCACCCGGCACCTGCGGCCTGCCACTGCCTGCGAGCCTGACCGAGCACTGA
- a CDS encoding NADPH-dependent FMN reductase, with amino-acid sequence MAKNPVRLAVIVGSTRAGRFGPTVATWFARCAEQRADIAVEVIDLAQDRLPAHLTNEPELDDARALRSVGDRLAAADAFVIVTPEYNHSYPAALKNAIDWHFTEWRAKPVGFVSYGGVSGGLRAVEHLRHVFAELHAVTVRDTVSFHGAAQLFDASGELVDPQAPRRAADQLLDQIVWWGTALREARAERPYVA; translated from the coding sequence ATGGCGAAGAATCCGGTTCGACTGGCAGTGATCGTGGGCAGCACGCGGGCGGGGCGGTTCGGCCCGACGGTGGCCACCTGGTTCGCGCGGTGCGCCGAACAGCGCGCCGACATCGCGGTCGAGGTCATCGATCTGGCGCAGGACCGGCTGCCCGCGCACCTGACGAACGAGCCCGAACTCGATGACGCGCGGGCACTTCGGTCCGTCGGCGACCGGCTGGCCGCGGCGGACGCGTTCGTCATCGTCACGCCGGAGTACAACCACAGCTATCCGGCGGCGCTGAAGAACGCGATCGACTGGCACTTCACCGAGTGGCGGGCCAAGCCGGTCGGATTCGTGTCCTACGGTGGCGTTTCCGGCGGCCTGCGCGCGGTGGAACACCTGCGGCACGTCTTCGCCGAGCTGCACGCGGTCACGGTGCGGGACACGGTGAGCTTCCACGGCGCCGCCCAGCTCTTCGATGCGAGCGGGGAATTGGTGGACCCGCAAGCGCCGCGCCGGGCCGCCGACCAGCTACTCGACCAAATCGTTTGGTGGGGAACGGCTTTGCGGGAGGCGCGGGCCGAACGGCCCTACGTCGCTTGA
- a CDS encoding endonuclease/exonuclease/phosphatase family protein has protein sequence MRWKAFAAWGAALPGAAWVVVRIGGFDSWYPMAQLIAFTPYVAALSVLPLLWTVLLRQRYPALVAAVVVIALAACVVPRWLEDGDAMRGARGPELRVMSVNVLMGRVDPARLAELARDADVVAVQELTPEFAAAFAPYFPHRVSYPAAGVGGSGVFARIPLRDAGVRKNPWGFTQAIAELTDYGVFVESAHPAAPSSSAAIEPWRESFRRQQRATPDGPLRILAGDFNATLDHSVMRDLLNSGYRDAALVRGKGLVGTWGPYDGDLIPAVTLDRVLADRRFGVRDLRVLDLPGSDHRPVLAVLVLP, from the coding sequence GTGCGATGGAAAGCGTTTGCGGCGTGGGGTGCGGCTCTCCCTGGTGCGGCCTGGGTGGTGGTGCGGATCGGCGGGTTCGACTCGTGGTATCCGATGGCGCAGCTTATCGCTTTCACGCCCTATGTGGCGGCGTTGTCGGTGCTGCCGCTGCTGTGGACCGTGCTGCTGCGGCAACGGTATCCGGCATTGGTCGCGGCCGTGGTCGTCATCGCGTTGGCCGCCTGCGTGGTGCCGCGGTGGCTCGAGGACGGCGACGCGATGCGGGGCGCGCGCGGTCCGGAACTGCGCGTCATGTCGGTGAATGTGCTGATGGGGCGCGTGGATCCGGCTCGGCTGGCGGAATTGGCCAGGGACGCGGACGTTGTCGCGGTGCAAGAGCTGACCCCGGAGTTCGCCGCCGCGTTCGCGCCGTACTTTCCGCACCGCGTGAGCTATCCCGCGGCGGGTGTCGGCGGATCGGGTGTGTTCGCGCGAATCCCCTTGCGGGACGCGGGCGTCCGAAAGAATCCGTGGGGATTCACCCAGGCCATAGCGGAACTTACCGACTACGGCGTATTCGTCGAATCGGCGCATCCTGCGGCGCCGTCGAGTAGTGCGGCGATCGAGCCGTGGCGGGAGAGCTTTCGCCGCCAGCAGCGGGCCACCCCCGACGGTCCGCTGCGCATTCTGGCCGGCGATTTCAACGCCACCCTCGACCATTCGGTGATGCGCGACCTACTGAACTCCGGCTATCGGGACGCGGCCCTTGTGCGGGGCAAGGGTCTGGTCGGCACCTGGGGACCTTACGACGGTGACCTCATTCCGGCGGTCACGTTGGATCGGGTGCTCGCCGACCGCCGTTTCGGGGTCCGCGACCTGCGCGTTCTCGACCTTCCCGGCTCGGATCATCGCCCGGTGCTCGCAGTCCTGGTGCTGCCGTGA
- a CDS encoding serine hydrolase domain-containing protein: MTGCASTESFGDATVFGAAGQAEVVAGLDRLIAEDHLPGAQVVVTERGQVWTAHAGLGDIERGTPIADDARVRIGSNTKPFVATVVLQLVAEGKVELDAPVERYLPGLVHGPGIDGNRITVRNLLQHTSGLPEYAAEFGSEAKPRQVDMHADRVRWGITDIHAVVRDVLTLPADFEPGAQWAYSNTNYAIAGLLVEQVTGGSLGGEIARRIIEPLGLRDTYYPDAEETDIRGPHPVGYAVLGDARVDYTRQNVTAAGAAGAMVSTGADLNRFFTALMRGELLSPDQLSEMKQTVPLPVSGPPAGYGLGLMYRRLPCGKDSWGHGGDIDGFETRGGVTADGRAVTVSVNQVPETAQPTADVMKVVDAALCAAN; the protein is encoded by the coding sequence GTGACGGGGTGTGCCTCGACGGAGAGTTTCGGGGACGCAACGGTATTCGGTGCGGCGGGGCAGGCCGAGGTCGTGGCGGGGTTGGACCGGTTGATCGCTGAGGATCACCTGCCCGGGGCGCAAGTGGTGGTCACCGAGCGGGGCCAGGTATGGACCGCGCATGCCGGACTGGGGGATATCGAGCGCGGGACCCCGATCGCCGATGACGCGCGGGTGCGGATCGGCAGCAATACCAAGCCGTTCGTGGCCACGGTCGTGCTGCAGCTGGTGGCCGAGGGCAAGGTCGAGTTGGACGCGCCGGTTGAGCGGTATCTTCCCGGGCTGGTGCACGGGCCTGGGATCGACGGCAACCGGATCACCGTGCGAAATCTGTTGCAGCACACCAGCGGGCTGCCGGAGTATGCCGCCGAGTTCGGGTCCGAGGCGAAGCCCAGGCAGGTCGATATGCATGCCGATCGGGTGCGCTGGGGGATCACGGACATCCATGCGGTGGTCCGTGACGTGTTGACCCTGCCTGCGGATTTCGAACCGGGCGCGCAATGGGCGTACTCCAACACCAATTACGCCATCGCGGGCCTGCTGGTCGAGCAGGTCACCGGTGGGTCGCTCGGCGGGGAGATCGCCCGCCGCATCATCGAACCGCTCGGACTACGTGATACCTACTATCCGGACGCCGAGGAGACCGATATCCGCGGTCCGCATCCGGTGGGCTACGCCGTGCTCGGTGATGCGCGGGTCGATTACACGCGCCAGAACGTGACGGCCGCCGGTGCGGCGGGGGCGATGGTGTCGACCGGCGCGGATCTCAACCGGTTCTTCACCGCGCTGATGCGCGGCGAGCTGTTGTCACCTGACCAGTTGTCTGAGATGAAACAGACTGTGCCGCTGCCGGTTTCCGGACCCCCGGCGGGCTATGGGCTCGGCTTGATGTACCGCCGCTTGCCATGTGGCAAGGACAGTTGGGGCCACGGCGGTGACATCGACGGTTTCGAAACCCGCGGCGGCGTCACCGCCGACGGACGGGCGGTGACGGTGAGTGTCAACCAGGTGCCCGAGACCGCGCAACCCACTGCGGACGTCATGAAGGTAGTCGACGCGGCCCTCTGCGCCGCGAACTGA
- a CDS encoding GyrI-like domain-containing protein: MPSGYRIRLPTPAGYAALKLQAWCNRSANSEYQDAADLTSACGGTSYSVTTLRTRDRTSRPADPRRHGCGLDLFPVNTVDAYDFAIVDLPAIDKAATVVHRGSMQQALEPWQALGRWIDENGYRTVGPSREVALVYTEDESGWVTELQEPIVAK, translated from the coding sequence TTGCCGAGCGGCTATCGAATTCGCCTCCCCACTCCGGCCGGCTACGCCGCTCTGAAGTTGCAGGCTTGGTGCAACCGCTCCGCAAACAGCGAATACCAGGATGCCGCCGACCTCACGTCCGCGTGCGGCGGTACCAGCTATTCGGTCACGACTCTACGAACCCGCGACAGGACGAGCCGACCCGCTGATCCGCGCCGACATGGATGCGGACTTGACCTCTTCCCTGTCAACACGGTCGACGCCTACGACTTCGCGATCGTCGACCTACCGGCGATCGACAAGGCGGCCACCGTGGTGCACCGCGGCAGCATGCAACAGGCGCTGGAACCGTGGCAGGCGCTCGGCCGCTGGATCGACGAAAACGGTTATCGCACTGTAGGCCCCAGCCGCGAGGTCGCGCTCGTCTACACCGAGGACGAAAGCGGCTGGGTGACCGAACTCCAGGAGCCGATCGTCGCGAAGTAG
- the ychF gene encoding redox-regulated ATPase YchF encodes MSLTLGIVGLPNVGKSTLFNALTKNDVLAANYPFATIEPNVGVVPLPDPRLNKLAEIFGSERIVPAVVSFVDIAGIVKGASEGAGLGNKFLANIREADAICQVVRVFADDDVVHVDGRVDPTADIEVIETELILADLQTLEKAVPRFEKEAKIKKDRKPIADAAKAAQEILNEGTTLFAAGNKVDTELLKELSLLTTKPFLYVFNADEAVLTDEAKVAELKAAVAPADAVFLDAKVEAELLELDDESALELLESIGQTEPGLHALARAGFHTLGLQTYLTAGPKEARAWTIHQGDTAPKAAGVIHTDFERGFIKAEVVAFTDLVEAGSMSAAKSAGKVRMEGKDYVMNDGDVVEFRFNV; translated from the coding sequence GTGAGTCTCACCCTCGGAATCGTCGGCCTGCCCAACGTCGGAAAGTCGACGCTCTTCAACGCGCTGACCAAGAACGACGTGCTCGCCGCGAACTATCCGTTCGCGACCATCGAGCCGAACGTCGGCGTGGTGCCGCTGCCCGATCCGCGGCTGAACAAGCTCGCCGAGATCTTCGGTTCCGAGCGCATCGTGCCCGCCGTCGTGTCGTTCGTCGACATCGCGGGCATCGTGAAGGGCGCCTCCGAGGGTGCCGGGCTCGGCAACAAATTCCTCGCCAACATCCGCGAAGCCGACGCCATCTGCCAGGTCGTGCGGGTGTTCGCCGACGACGACGTGGTGCACGTCGACGGCCGCGTCGATCCCACCGCCGACATCGAGGTGATCGAGACCGAGCTGATCCTCGCCGATCTGCAGACCCTGGAGAAGGCGGTCCCGCGCTTCGAAAAAGAAGCCAAGATCAAGAAGGATCGCAAGCCGATCGCCGACGCCGCCAAGGCCGCGCAGGAGATCCTGAACGAGGGCACCACCCTGTTCGCCGCGGGCAACAAGGTGGATACCGAACTGCTCAAAGAGCTTTCGCTGCTCACCACCAAGCCGTTCCTCTACGTCTTCAACGCCGACGAGGCGGTGCTGACCGACGAGGCGAAGGTCGCCGAGCTGAAAGCCGCTGTCGCACCGGCGGATGCGGTCTTCCTCGACGCCAAGGTGGAAGCCGAACTGCTCGAGCTCGACGACGAGTCCGCCCTCGAACTCCTCGAATCCATCGGCCAGACCGAGCCCGGCCTGCACGCCCTCGCCCGCGCCGGCTTCCACACCCTCGGCCTGCAGACCTACCTCACCGCAGGCCCGAAAGAGGCCCGCGCCTGGACAATCCACCAGGGCGACACCGCCCCCAAGGCCGCAGGCGTCATCCACACCGACTTCGAACGCGGCTTCATCAAAGCCGAAGTAGTAGCCTTCACCGACCTGGTCGAAGCCGGCTCCATGTCCGCCGCCAAATCCGCGGGCAAGGTCCGCATGGAAGGCAAGGACTACGTCATGAACGATGGCGACGTCGTCGAATTCAGGTTCAACGTATAG